A genomic segment from Dermatobacter hominis encodes:
- a CDS encoding ArnT family glycosyltransferase: protein MPTQSNRIPDAAVDAAPDGGGAPPTGDAPTVVRRSGRRVGRRDGGWTVPGEGGWAAQHFRAVLAGIVAVGFAIRLAFILIRQSKAPLTGGDAYWYHFQAKLVADGQGFLHPFEFFKEGRSVPGADHPPGMTVILALADKLGMGSAQSQRVLMAVMGMVSVAVIAYVGRRLAGPAVGLVAAGLAAVYPNIWINDGMLMAETPFVLGIVVMLLCAYRLLDRPTWGDVAGLSAGVTLAALTRPEAVLIFPFFVLPLVLTRRSEPMGRRFGMLAVAALVPIVAFGPWLAYNMTRFDEPVLISTGAGQTFVVANCDLTYGGRNLGYWDRKCLFPPHTPEIDEDDLSKRDQTYQRQAIDYMEEHIGELPKVVAARIGRMWGVFRPDESIVDDAYIEGRAGGEPGTGFGLVREALWSYFVLLVLAVPGAVVLVRRRVPISPLLVAPVLATVTAAITFGITRYRAGAEVSIVLFAAVALVALAGALFGPRQEPVVDGDRTADPADGGTAGPATAGASPRAQAGGSSGEPVAEPSGA from the coding sequence GCGCCCGATGGCGGCGGCGCCCCGCCCACCGGGGACGCACCGACCGTCGTGCGGCGCAGCGGCCGACGGGTCGGACGGCGCGACGGCGGCTGGACCGTCCCCGGCGAGGGCGGCTGGGCGGCGCAGCACTTCCGAGCCGTGCTCGCCGGCATCGTCGCCGTCGGCTTCGCGATCCGGCTGGCGTTCATCCTGATCCGCCAGTCGAAGGCCCCGCTCACGGGCGGCGACGCGTACTGGTACCACTTCCAGGCCAAGCTCGTCGCCGACGGCCAGGGCTTCCTCCACCCCTTCGAGTTCTTCAAGGAGGGCCGGTCGGTCCCCGGCGCCGACCACCCGCCGGGCATGACCGTGATCCTGGCCCTGGCCGACAAGCTCGGGATGGGCTCGGCCCAGTCGCAGCGGGTCCTGATGGCGGTGATGGGGATGGTGTCGGTCGCCGTCATCGCCTACGTCGGCCGGCGACTCGCCGGACCGGCGGTCGGGCTGGTCGCCGCCGGGCTGGCGGCCGTGTACCCGAACATCTGGATCAACGACGGCATGCTCATGGCCGAGACGCCGTTCGTGCTCGGCATCGTCGTGATGCTGCTGTGCGCCTACCGGCTGCTCGACCGCCCGACGTGGGGCGACGTCGCGGGGCTCTCCGCCGGTGTCACGCTCGCGGCGCTCACCAGACCCGAGGCGGTGCTGATCTTCCCGTTCTTCGTGCTGCCGCTGGTGCTGACGCGCCGCAGCGAGCCGATGGGACGCCGGTTCGGCATGCTCGCCGTCGCCGCGCTCGTGCCGATCGTCGCCTTCGGACCGTGGCTCGCGTACAACATGACCCGCTTCGACGAACCGGTGCTCATCAGCACCGGTGCCGGCCAGACGTTCGTCGTGGCCAACTGCGACCTCACCTACGGGGGGCGCAACCTCGGCTACTGGGACCGCAAGTGCCTGTTCCCGCCGCACACGCCCGAGATCGACGAGGACGACCTCTCGAAGCGGGACCAGACCTACCAGCGGCAGGCGATCGACTACATGGAGGAGCACATCGGCGAGCTCCCGAAGGTGGTCGCGGCCCGGATCGGGCGCATGTGGGGCGTGTTCCGGCCCGACGAGTCGATCGTGGACGACGCCTACATCGAGGGCCGGGCCGGCGGCGAGCCCGGCACCGGCTTCGGCCTGGTCCGCGAGGCGCTGTGGTCCTACTTCGTGCTGCTGGTGCTGGCCGTGCCCGGCGCGGTGGTGCTGGTCCGGCGCAGGGTGCCGATCTCGCCGCTGCTCGTCGCGCCCGTGCTGGCCACCGTCACCGCGGCGATCACGTTCGGGATCACCCGGTACCGCGCCGGGGCCGAGGTGTCGATCGTGCTGTTCGCGGCCGTGGCGCTCGTCGCCCTGGCCGGCGCGCTGTTCGGTCCGCGGCAGGAGCCCGTCGTCGACGGCGACCGCACCGCGGACCCGGCCGACGGCGGGACCGCCGGGCCCGCCACGGCCGGGGCGTCCCCTCGCGCTCAGGCCGGCGGGTCGTCGGGGGAGCCGGTCGCCGAGCCGTCGGGGGCCTGA
- a CDS encoding DUF2304 domain-containing protein, protein MSTTAHVFVIIVTLCTVGFIIWLVRQHRLKSKFSLLWLAIGLVLLVLAAFPNLLDRVSHAIGIEYPPATFLFAAVAFLFLVAVHYSWELSRLEERSRVLAEEAALLRESVQRLEDRLAAAGIADAPSPRPGGSEAQAPDGSATGSPDDPPA, encoded by the coding sequence GTGAGCACGACCGCGCACGTCTTCGTCATCATCGTCACGCTCTGCACGGTCGGGTTCATCATCTGGCTGGTCCGCCAGCACCGGTTGAAGAGCAAGTTCTCGCTCCTGTGGCTGGCGATCGGGCTGGTGCTCCTCGTCCTGGCCGCGTTCCCGAACCTGCTCGACCGGGTCTCGCACGCGATCGGCATCGAGTACCCGCCGGCGACGTTCCTCTTCGCGGCGGTGGCGTTCCTTTTCCTCGTCGCCGTGCACTACTCGTGGGAGCTGTCCCGGCTCGAGGAGCGCTCCCGCGTGCTCGCCGAGGAGGCGGCGCTGCTCCGGGAGTCGGTGCAGCGGCTCGAGGACCGCCTCGCCGCGGCCGGCATCGCCGACGCGCCCTCGCCGCGACCCGGGGGCTCCGAGGCTCAGGCCCCCGACGGCTCGGCGACCGGCTCCCCCGACGACCCGCCGGCCTGA